From the genome of Tenrec ecaudatus isolate mTenEca1 chromosome 1, mTenEca1.hap1, whole genome shotgun sequence:
AGCACTGAAGCGGACCCAGGCGTCCATGACAGCCGCAACCCGGCGCCActgccggccccgccccgcccctcgcccCGCCCCTCGCCCCGCCCCCGGGCGGCCCGGACGGCGCCTCGCGAGGGACAAACGGCGTCCGACGCGGAAGCGGGTGGAGCCGGTTTCGAAAACGGAAACCTAGGAAGAGAGGCTCTTGTGTCTAGACCTCCAGCTGCGCGAGGCGTTTCTGCGTGTTTCCATCCTAACGTTCCTTCATTAGAAGGTCTCGATGCCCACCGCCTACTTCAGGAGGTGCGTTCCCCTTTAAATCTTCTGGACGGGGCGGGGCCTGCGgtgctgggggcggggcctgcgGTGCTGGGGGCGGGGCGAGCAAGCCCCGCAGCGATCTCGTGGCCTCTTCGGGCCAAGGGGCCGCAGAGCGGGAGGGATGCGCGGGGCCGACCGCCCCCGGCACAGGCCCCGGCTCGCGCGAGGCGGGCTGGCTCCTGGGGCGAAGGTCCCTGATCGTAGGAGCTCGGAGCCTACGGCCCCGTCTATCCCCCGGGAAAGGAGCAGGCCAGCACCGCGTCCCGGGTCCCGCAGGATTCTGAAGCTCGCAGGATGACCTCACCGATGGAGACTCTCCGGAGACCGAGGCTTTAGGGGGCAAGATCCGCCAGAGCCGGCTCCCCATCCTGAAAGGGAGGGCAGAGAATCCCTGCTGGGAGCTAACTGCTTCGCAGCCACGCTTCACTCCGCCCACCTTCTCTGTGCGGCCTCCCTACCATGCCGTCGGGCAACCACACGCCGTGGGGGTCAGCCACAGGGGAGGACATCTGGGCGGGGTCGGGAGTGGAGGTGGAGGGATCCGAGCTACCCACCTTCTCGGCCGCAGCCAAGGTCCGAGTGGGAGTGACCATTGTGCTGTTTGTTTCTTCAGCCGGAGGGAACCTGGCCGTGCTGTGGTCAGTGACGCGGCCGCAACCCAGCCCGGTACGCCCCTCTCCGGTCCGGCGACTTTTCGCCCATTTAGCAGCCGCAGACTTACTGGTCACTTTTGTGGTTATGCCTCTAGATGCCACCTGGAATATCACGGTTCAGTGGCTGGCTGGGGACGTCGCATGCCGGACACTCATGTTCCTGAAACTAATGGCTATGTATGCTGCAGCATTCCTGCCTGTGGTCATTGGGCTTGACCGCCAGGCAGCAGTACTCCACCCGTTTGGACCCCGCTCAGGTGGAAAGAAGCTTCTGGGGGCAGCTTGGGGACTTAGCTTCCTGCTCGCCTTGCCCCAGGTGAGTGAGTCGCCGGGACTGTGGGCTGGGTTGCCCTGGGCATTTTGGTGCACCGCATGACCCTGGGGTGCCAACGGGTGTGGTTGATCCTGCTAACTAGAAATCTTAACAGAGTGCCATCATTTTTGCGAGATCATTCATTGGCTTGTTCATTTGCATCTCTATCTGGAGCTTACCTTTAAAAAGAAGTGCCCATGTCTCTGCCTCTGCCTTGCCTTCAGCTTCACTTTACCACACTTGGTCCTCACCTGTCTTATCCTCTCAAGATCCCCCCCCCCTTCAGGACATCAGGTGGTGAGGAGAAACTGGCAGCAAGGGAAGATACATACGTGTGCTGGTTTGATGAAAAGGCAGTAAATAAGGCAGGGGCTTTAAGCAAAACTTTGTGGTCCTCTCActgatccattaaaaaaaaaaaagcatcatcATCTCTAGGTAACCCAAGTGCTAAGGATAGAGCAGGATGGAATTGCATTTTCTTCCAGCCCTTGGTTGGAAACCTCTTACTCTTGTGCTATTGGAAGCTGACCGACTCAGGTTAAATGGTTTTTCGAAGAGATATTTTTCTTAACCACTTTaactttcctttttcccctatCCCAGTCTTCAATGCCCGACCACACAGCCAACCCTCTCTCCCAGGACCCACCTGGtcttaaacaaaagaaaatagtATGAACAAAATGGCCCAAATCCTAAGAGAACTCAAATAATAAACCCATTCAAGAGGTCAATCTTCCTAACTTTCTTCCCCGCCCTCTAACTTTCTAAACGCTCCCAGTCCTCTCTGTGGAGTTGGAGCTGGGGCTTTGTCCTGGTGGCTCACCACGCTCTGTAGAGATGCCCCTCCCATTACAGTGCTCCTGCTTCCCCCAGTTAGCCCTTCCCCCAGGTGGCGCTGCCGGGCAAGCCTGGGACTGCAAACTTACAAAACTGGGGGTTCAGATAGAGGAGGGTCCTTCTTGATCATAATTCTTTTTGAATAAAAGCCAACCTTGCCCATTTTCAAGTAGTGAAATTTTTACTTTGACAAGCAACAAAGTCATGCTTTCAAGAAATGTACGGTCCAAGACAGGAGACAATGAGTAGACAATGACAATGCTGTCGAAGGGTAAAGGTAATCACAAGATGCTAAAGTACAGCCTCGGACATCAGGGGAAACGTCCCAAAGAAGTTAAAATTTGCTTCTTAAAAGATAGGGTTTAGCCAAGTTAAGACAGAAGGAATGCTGGGGAGACTGAGAGCTGGAGCAAAGTGATCGCTGCTTGGTTGGGGCTGTCTAAggggtgtgtgtacgtgtgtgaacATGGCCAGTAGGGAGCCTGAAGGGCCCAACCAGCTCAACTCATCTTAAGTTTGCACCTCATCCTGAGGGCAGTGGAGAGGCACGCCAGCGCTTCAAAGGTGAAGCGTGCCGTAATCAGAGGTGGACTTTTTACTTTGGCATTACTCCGGAATCAGTGTCAAAACTGGAAACCTGGGGACCACCTCAACTTGAACACCAGTTCTTCAAATCTCTGTCCTGAAAAGGGGCTCGACTTCTAGAAAAAAGCTAAGTCTACAGCATAACACACGTTTGTTTGTGTTTCTCATAAACATAACAAAAACTCCTCCCTGCAGCATGGGGAGGGGCTGCAGGGAGGGCTAAAGAGGGCAGCATCTCTGCGATGATGGCTTAGGAGTCTCATGCCTGCAAAGAGGCTGAGAAGGGTATCCATTTCGGTCTCCAGAATGCAAATGCTTTATGGATAAATTCAGATTTAAAATTTGATCCTTAAGTCGTCCATATTAGAAAGATTAGCCCAGTTTCAGTTCTAAGACAAATCGAGAGCGCTGCCCCAGCAGTCTGTTGTGCATACGGATCTCCATGAGGCCAGCTGAGAAAGAAGCCTGTGGCCACAGCGCACGAGAACTAGAAGGAAACCGCTGGGCTTCTTACGAGGGTGCCGTTTCAGAATGGACTGGGTATTGGAAGCCGGCTTTTGTTGCATTGTTAGCTTGTTTGACTTAGCTTCTCTCCCCCTCGTGAGCCTTGGCCAAGTCACTTGAAATCCATGGGCCATAAGATGACGGCACAAGAGATGAATTTCATTCTTTCGCTCCGCCGGGCAATCTGACACGAATTGCAATCCCCACTTGCTCCACTGGCAAACCGGGGGTAACAAATATAAAACATGTACAAAGATAATATTTGTGGTTTGGCTACTTTTGGTGCCACATGATCGTCCTTTTGGATAAACCCCACATTCCCCATATGCTCTAACTGTAAAAATAGGAGTCTAAATAAAATggtgatgcttttttttttttcaaagtctgGTGTTATTTGGGGGTAGACAGAAGTGGCTTATTTTTGAGGGCTGCAGTTTCCAAGTGCCAGATAAATTCAAAAAGAAGCTTTGTACAATAACAGGAccgtataaacaaacaaacaagggcaAGGGGAAGTAAGAGAAGGACGTGGACCAAAGAGAGATGCAGAAGCCCTGACTGCTTTTACTTTCATGCTTCTTCTCGTAACCTCTCCAGTGCTTTCAGACGTACCCAGAGATGCGCGATAGGGCCAGAGGAAGGCCTTTACGAGAGACCAGAACCCATGCACTCCGAGTGGTTGGCCGTCACTGCACGTAGTTCATAAAGCCTGCATCTCTATGACTGATAATGTCCACCCCTCCACAAAGCCCTGAGGCCTGCTGAAACCATCTCCCCAAATCTCTTGGCCCCAGGAGCCTGATGGAAAGGAACAAACCTGTTCCAAGGAACAGTGACCAAATCTACGCTATCAGAGCCAACATACTAACCCTGGGCTTGGAACTGAAAAACGCTTTTTGACAAAGACAAAATCCAGTCCTTTACTAAAAGGAGGGAGGCGCAGCCAACAGCACTGGGGAAATGTTAGGCTTTATTATTTCACAGTTCGTCCCTATGAGACTTGTCACATCACGGAGTGGCTACATGATGGCCTGAAACTGTATCAgcacccattaaaaaaaatcattttattgggggctcatacaactcttatcacaatccatacatacatccattgtgtaaaacacatttgtacattcattgcccccatcattttcaaaacatttgctctccacctaagcccctggcatcagctcatttcctccctcccttcccactccctctcccgctccctcctgaacccttcataatttataaatcattattattttgtcttatcttacactgaccgatgtctcccttcacccacttttctgttgtccatcccccagggaggaggttatatgtagatccttgtaattggttccccctttccaacccaccctccctccattctcctggtatcgccactctaaccactggtcctgaagggttcatctgtcctggattccctgtgtttccagttctatctgtaccagtgtacatcctctggtctagccagatttttaaggtagaattgggattatgttaGTATGTAggtagggggaagcatttaggaactagaggaaagttgtatgtttaatcattgctacattacactctgactggctcttctccctgcaactcttctgtaagggaatgtccatttacccacagatgggctttgggtccccaccccatactccccctcattcattttgttctttgatgcctgatacttgatcccatcgacacctcatgatcacacaggctggtgtgcttcttccatgtggactttgttgcttctgagctagatggccgcttgtttaccttcaagtctttaagaccccagatgctatatcttttggtagccgggcaccattagcatcttcgccacatttgcttatgcacccatttgtcttcagcgatcatatcatggaggtgagcacccagtgatatggtttttttgttctttgatgcctgataactgatcccttcggcacctcgtaatcacacaggctggtgttagcACCCATTTTATACAAGatgcccccactccacacacacacacagaattcacCATGGACACCAGGAAAACAATTTCAGCAAAAAGTGTTGGTGAGGGGGTGGCATTTCACAAACAGCTGACAGCTCTGTGTTTCGACCTAAAGGAGAGTGAAAAGATTTTCAAGATCCATTGCTAACTTTCGAAAGGTGGTGCCTGGGTGACCCCTGCTCTGCTCCTGGGGGTTTGTGTTAGGTTGGCTGGCAGCAATGCCTAACAGAGGagggtagggtgagggtgagggggcaTTTCTCATAGACCTCAACTCCGCTGCAGCTGTTCCTGTTCCACACGGTCCGCCGGGCTGGCCCCGTCCCTTTCACACAGTGCGTCACCAGAGGCAGCTTCCAGGCTCAATGGCAGGAGACCACCTATAACCTCTTCACCTTCTGCTGCCTCTTTCTGCTGCCCCTGACTGCCATGGTCATCTGCTACAGCCGCATTGTCCTCAGTGTGTCCGGTCCCCGGACCAGGAAAAGAAACCACGGTGAGATGCCCTAACCCTCACCCGCATCGCTGGGGCCTCCATCCAGCCTAAGGACCGAGCTCTCTACCTGACAGCTGTCTATCAGTCACTGATCCAAAGAGAAACCACCACCGTACCTACAGCACCTGCTGCTGCAGAGGACTGTTCCTAAGCAGTGCCTTGTCCTCCAGAGCCCACTTAGCTGGCAGGAATCAGGGAGAATGCGGTCTCTGTCTGTTCCTTCACTGTGACACTGTCAAGTAAGAGTAGATTCGGGGACTTCTATACCACGCAGCACGTGAACCAAACCTTTCCCCAGCATGTCGGCCACAACCCCTGTGGGGAGGGGGACCATGGAGACCCAGGTTGGGAAGGGACAGGGGGTCTGCAGCCTTTCTTTTCCAGTGGTGGGGAGGCCCCATCTCGTTGTGTCTGCCCCTCCATCCGCTCATCCTGGGCTCCGTGCACAAGGGGAGGGGCTCTGAACAGGTGCGTCCCTTCGTTGTCTCCATTCCCAGCCCCTGCGGATGGATGTGCACTTCGCCGCTCCTCAGACAACCGCCCTCGTGTCCGCCTGCGGGCCCTGCGACTGGCCCTGCTTGTCTTGCTCACCTTCGTCCTCTGCTGGACCCCCTACTACCTGCTGGGTCTGTGGTACTGGTTCTCCCCCACCATGCTGACAGAGGTGCCCCCCAGCCTGGGCCACATCCTTTTCCTCTTTGGCCTCCTCAACGCACCTCTGGATCCCCTCCTCTACGGGGCCTTCACCCTTGGCTGCCGAAGAGGGCGCCGAGAACTGGCCACAGACTCGTCCAGGGAGGGAGGCTCCGACAGAACGCCCCTCAGACAGCTGGGAGCTCACCTGGAGGCAGGGAGGGCGGGAGAGACCAAAGAGACTTTCCTGTAAGAGAAGGTCTCACTGCCACTCTTGAGTTTTGCATCTAAGCTAAGGTTGTAAGCAGTGTCTTGACTGCCCCCAGCTGGTAGGTGACACGCCAGCCACTGTAGAAGGCCCATGGAATTCAGCCCCTGGGAGGAATATTTTCACAATACCCATATTGCCTTACTGTAAACAGTAATTCACAGCTTCCAGCGCTAATGCAGgacaatttaaaaagtaaaaagcaaACCTGGCGTGTTTATTCACAATTCAAGCGTAAAGTAGATCAAGGGTAAGAGCTTTGAAAGATCAACAGCCCGCTTTCTCCAAGGCTGCACGGTCACGTGGAACCTCTGCAGAGAACACCTGGACAACAGAGGACCGTCAGCGCCTCCTCCGGTCTGGACTCCTGCTGCGTCTCCGGCCACCTCTAGGGAAGGAAACGGAGGGGTCCGTCACAGTGACCTCATACAAGACCCTGTTTGGATCCACTCCCAGCCCCTTCACCAAGAGAGTCCCCCCCTCTGCGCCTCACCTCCTCTTGCTCTTGGGCGGACCCCGAACAAAACACCAGTCCACACTGATGGGCTGTCCCATCAGATCCTGGCCGTTGAGTCCCTCCATGGCAGCCTGGGCCTCCTTGTATGTTTCGTACTCCACTAGCGTATACCCCTGGGGCaggagggggggcagggagggggtaaaaagacAGGCATCAAAACCCTATTCTACCAAGAGTTACTGGGGTCCTCTTCTTCATGTCTAAACTGATATTTAAATAGAAATGTGTAACATCTTTCTAAAATGAATCCTGTATACATCATGTATCCATGTGGTCTATACAATGTATATGTTTCTGTCTCTTGCTAGGTTTAACAAAATCAACTTCTAATGTGGCTTTATTTCTATTTTGCTATTGGTCAAGCACAGTAAGCATGCGAAAGCCACGACTACATCTGCCTATGGACAGTGGGGGAGAGAGGTGATGAATTGTCACTGAGGATGCCTTCCGGTACCCTGCATGCCTGCCCGTGACAAGACAGGCCTTGCCGTCTCCTCTTTACCTTCTCTCGCCCATGGGTAGATCCCAAACAAGCAGAACCGCCCAGGCCGATCAGCTGCCCCTCATCTcagcctccccctttcccccttgaTGAGTGGATGCCTTTGAAGTGGAGAAGAAGAGGGGTGAGAAGACACAAGTGTTCCACAACAAAGCCCAAGAACAACCTTGCTGTTGACTTGGTTCTCACTCCTCGTGTCCCTGTGTTTCACTCGAGAACAGTGTCCCATGGGGCTTTCTAAGGTGGCTGCCTTCCTATCTGCTTCTTCCCCAGGTCAGTGGATTCCAGCACTGCTTCCTTTCAAGGGAAGGCTGTGCTGTCCCCTGGGCGGTGTGTGCTACCTCTTGGGTCTGGGTGTCTTACTGTCCTCCTGCTGGATGAGCAGGGCTGGAGGCACATGGAGATGGGGAAGCCAAGCAATGCGGAGGTGACATGGGTGGTCCTTTCCTACCCTTCCTGCAAGAACTTTCCTTCTCGGCTGTAAttcaaagattaaaaacaaaacaaacaaaaactcatggCCGTCAAGTGGAGGCTGACTCATTGCCACCCTCtagaacagggaagaactgcccctgtgggtcttgtATGCTGTAACTCTCTGGAGGAAGTCgaaacccccatctttctctggttgagcggctggtggtgtcgaactgctgaccttgtcagtCCCTGGCACCTTCAATGTTCTTTGCTGGCACCGTCGTTCAAACGCACCCATGTGGCTTAGCTCTTCCTTATTCcacgtccaactgtcacatgcaaacAGGAGGCAATTCATAATACCaccgcttgggtcaggcacaccttaacacGCCAAGTGACATCCTTATttgtcagcactttaaagaggtcttgtgcagtgaaTTTACCCAGTGCATTTGCTCTCTTGACCCCTACTCTCAAGGGCATTGCTTGTAGACTCAGGCAAAATAAGACGTTGACAGCATCAACCTCTGCTGTATTGATGATGATGTGACGATTGAGTTGTgagtcacactgaaggctgcaatccttaatcTATCGCCAAGTGCTTCGAGCACTTCTTCACGTGCAGCAAGTAAGGCGTGTCACCTGAATTGCGTGCGTTAATACGCCGTCCTCAATCCCGGTGCCGTGTTCTTCTTCAACAACCCCGCTTCTCTGATGCTCGATCTGCCCAGCACACAGATGAGGGAATATGGTGAGCGGATACAACCCTGAGACACGCCTTTTCTAATTTTACATtaccagtattcccttgttctgtgtcactactgcctcttgatccatgtacgagTTCTACACGAACATTCTGAAGTgtcctgaaattcccattcttctcaacttAGCCATAGTTGGTGATGAGCCGCACGGTCAAGTGGCTTAGCAGAGTCAATAAACACACAAGTCACACCTCTCTGGTCGTCTGCTTGAGCctatatccatctgacatcagcaatgacatcctttgTTCCGTGTCCTCATCTGAATCCGaccggaacctctggcagctccctgtcaatgtgcagcTGCGACtgctgatcttcagcaaaattgtacttgcgtatgatattgatgatattggtctacagtttgagTGTTCTTGGGGCCACTCTTTCTTTGGGGGAATCTGTATAAATATGCTTCTCTTCTGGTCACATGGCCAAGTAGCCGTCTTCCAATTTCCTGGCACGGATGAGGGAGAGCGTCCAGCGCTCCGTCTGCTGGTGGGAGCATTTCCGTTGGTGCTCCGTCAACCGCTGGAGCCTtctttttagctaatgctttcagttcgGTTGGCCTtctgccttcagcatcattgatTCTTGCCCACATGCTGCCTCCTGACATGGCTGAATGTGAATTAGTTCTAAATCTAGATTTAGGACTATCCTGTAGTGCCCCAAAGATGTCCCTCATGTCCATGAGTTGCCAGTGCTCATGGTCATGCCAAGCCCCAGGCAAGCACTCTAGTTTGTATAGATTTTCCTCCCCTGGACAGCTAATAAAAATGCAATCACACAACATAAAGTGCTTTGCACGTGGCTTCTTTTACTTCACATAAAAAGTTCGAGGTTCATCTGTATTGTAACATTCCTTTTTATTGCCCAATAGTATCCTGTTATATGGAGTTACCACATTTTGTTTCCACTTTCCCCCTTtctcaataaatatttctatgaGCATTTCTATGTGCTCGAGTCTTTGACTAATCCAAGGGGGTTATCGCCTCCTCCCGTGCCTGTAAGGGCCTGACACACCCCACTGACAAGGGCCATTCTCTCAACTGCAGCGCTGGCCCAGATCCCCACCGCCAGCTATGCCCCGGGCCTCTCTGCCCTCCACTGTCTTTCATTATTTCATTGCCGAGTGGGGttttcaggtggcccaggcagcAAGTTTGTTCCCAGCGACTTTACTGTCTGTTTTCTCACAGTGCTCCCAGTGCTGCCGCTTTTTAACTCAGCCCCTGAAGCAGAAATCATGGCGGGGTCAGAGAGTTCTGAGGGCAACGCCTGTGAAAGATAAGTAATTGTGCACAGGTTGACATCTGGCTCtacatgtttttgttttcttcgccCTTGTTTGCTCCGGCTGGGGGAGCCCAGTAGTACCACCTGAAGTGGGCACACACAAACTCTGAAGACCCCAGTTGCGGCTCCCAGAAGCAGAATGTAGGACATTGTTTTGTGAATTAAGTTATTTATGCCAAATGACCTGATGTCCCTCCAAAACCATAATTTCAAGATTCTGGCACAGTGATTCACACCGTCCGGGTATTTGGCGATGGCTAAGAAGTTGACATAACTTTACCCTTGTGTGTAGTGCTAAGGTATTTACAGTAGTGAGCTGGCATAATGCAACAACTTCCAAGACAGGCGGTGTCATTTCTTGGAGGGCATTCTGGAAACTCATGGGAGGACAATCTTGTTGTCGCAACTAGCCGCTACTTGGAAGGGGCCCAGAATGCATTGATTGCCCAACATAGTGAATAAGTAATTATCTGTTGTGTTAgtccatgtggcagttacataatctgtcaacttttgaaggggtggagtctagcctgtcaatcaagtcatagccaatgaggtctctgtgtgggcatggccttttcctgaggattctgggaactcctgtcttcctccctggagatgacacactctctctcgctgctttgtcttcctgctacaagccacatggagctacactgatggaaccagagccctggagctggaggagccacgtggagactcatgccagcgatgagatgcttccaccgccactggaccaactgtgttagtctggactgtgttagtccaggttgactagagaaacaaattcttacaCACTCATACGTgtttaagaaggagctttatagaaagagtaattgcataataagaaatcatcccagcccagtccagatcaagtccatgagtccagtattagcccagatgtccaatacatgtctataaattcctcttcagactcacccaacacatgcaatgacaccaaatgcaggaagattacaagccagtgggtggaaggtcttgtggatccagtggtggtggaagccccAGGAGTTGTCATCAGGAAGACAAAgcacagagagtgtgtctggcctccagtgagccatttagcACCATCGTGCCTCCAACTGAAGTtaccaagctgagacctgattgacaggctagactccaccccttcctcaagttgacagtagactaTGTATCTGCCACatgtgatgttgttgttgttaggtgccatctagctgGCTCTgccccatagtgaccctgcgcaTAACAGAATGAGAGGCTGCGtgatcctgtgccctcctcaccatggtTCCTGTGCCCAAGCCcggtgatgcagccactgtgtccgtcatcTTGTCGAGGGACTgcccctccctcactgccctccactttgccaagcaagatgccctgctccagggactggcctctcctacaGCAAAGTGCACAAGGTGAagtttgtcatccttgcctcgaaggagcactgtggtcttgcttcttccaacacaggtttgtttgcccttttagcagtccctggcaCTTTCGACATTCTTCTCccgcaccgcaattcaaatgcacagatttttctttggtctaccttattcaatgtccaacttctacaTGGATATGAGGCAATGTTTacatttcttcagctttatcctgaatttacatatgaacgattgatggtctgttccgcagttagcccctggtctggtttcagCTCCTGATATTGAGCGTCTCCATTGTGTCTTACCACAGATAAAATCTATTGATTTCTGCGTCTTCCATTTggggacactcatgtgtatagtcgccttttgtgttgttgacgaaaggtatttgctatgaacaaaatTCTATGAGGATATTTGATCAGGACTGTGTTAAATTTATGGACCTCTCAGGGTAATGTCTTAGGGTGGTTCTTGAGACAAGCGAAACCAGTGAGGCTTGTAGATACAGACACACCAACCCACCAGCATTGCGTCTCTTCTGACCTTGATGACTAAAtagagtgtctgaggctgtaggCTTTGCAGGAGCCGATACTCCACCTTTCTCTTGAGGAAGgacatggattcaaactgctgacctgcactTGACAGCCTTACACATACCCACGGCACGGCCAGTGAGAAGCAGGGGCTACACCAAAGACACGTCCAGCACCTTCTTATACACGTAGAAAAACCAACTCCAGTTTGATATGGGGGTGACAAAACCCCAAACCTGAAACCCAT
Proteins encoded in this window:
- the LOC142459245 gene encoding gonadotropin-releasing hormone II receptor-like isoform X1; this translates as MPSGNHTPWGSATGEDIWAGSGVEVEGSELPTFSAAAKVRVGVTIVLFVSSAGGNLAVLWSVTRPQPSPVRPSPVRRLFAHLAAADLLVTFVVMPLDATWNITVQWLAGDVACRTLMFLKLMAMYAAAFLPVVIGLDRQAAVLHPFGPRSGGKKLLGAAWGLSFLLALPQLFLFHTVRRAGPVPFTQCVTRGSFQAQWQETTYNLFTFCCLFLLPLTAMVICYSRIVLSVSGPRTRKRNHAPADGCALRRSSDNRPRVRLRALRLALLVLLTFVLCWTPYYLLGLWYWFSPTMLTEVPPSLGHILFLFGLLNAPLDPLLYGAFTLGCRRGRRELATDSSREGGSDRTPLRQLGAHLEAGRAGETKETFL
- the LOC142459245 gene encoding putative gonadotropin-releasing hormone II receptor isoform X2, with amino-acid sequence MPSGNHTPWGRREPGRAVVSDAAATQPDATWNITVQWLAGDVACRTLMFLKLMAMYAAAFLPVVIGLDRQAAVLHPFGPRSGGKKLLGAAWGLSFLLALPQLFLFHTVRRAGPVPFTQCVTRGSFQAQWQETTYNLFTFCCLFLLPLTAMVICYSRIVLSVSGPRTRKRNHAPADGCALRRSSDNRPRVRLRALRLALLVLLTFVLCWTPYYLLGLWYWFSPTMLTEVPPSLGHILFLFGLLNAPLDPLLYGAFTLGCRRGRRELATDSSREGGSDRTPLRQLGAHLEAGRAGETKETFL